From the Yoonia rosea genome, the window CAGAAACGCGCACATCGCGCCGAATTCTTCTGCCGTGCCATAGCGCCGGGCGGGAATCGTCGCCTCGCGCTGGGCTTTGGCGGCCGCAAGGTCTATGCCTTGCGCCGTTGCAACACCGGTATCAAGGCTGACGGCGCGATCCGTGGCGTGAATACCGGGCAGCATGTTGTTGATGTTCACGCCGAACTGGGCCACCTGACGTGCAGTGCCCGCGGCATAGCCAGTCAAACCGGCACGGGCAGAGTTTGACAGACCCAACTGCGGGATCGGCGCCTTCACAGATCCGGAGGTGATGTTCACAACGCGGCCCCAGCCCTTGTCGATCATCCCCGGCATCAGCGCTTTCATCAACGCGATCGGGGCCAGCATGTTGGCATCAAGCGCTGCAATGAAATCATCACGATCCCAATCAGACCACAGGCCAGGAGGCGGGCCACCGGCGTTATTGACCAGAATATCAACGCCCTCAGCCTCTTTGAGCAATGCATCACGCCCGGCCTG encodes:
- a CDS encoding SDR family oxidoreductase, which codes for MDLGIKGKRALVCASSKGLGRGCAEALAEAGVNLVMNARGADALEAAAADIRSKYGVDVVTVAADVSTQAGRDALLKEAEGVDILVNNAGGPPPGLWSDWDRDDFIAALDANMLAPIALMKALMPGMIDKGWGRVVNITSGSVKAPIPQLGLSNSARAGLTGYAAGTARQVAQFGVNINNMLPGIHATDRAVSLDTGVATAQGIDLAAAKAQREATIPARRYGTAEEFGAMCAFLCSNHAGFIVGQNIVLDGGAINATI